A stretch of the Arachis stenosperma cultivar V10309 chromosome 6, arast.V10309.gnm1.PFL2, whole genome shotgun sequence genome encodes the following:
- the LOC130935117 gene encoding uncharacterized protein LOC130935117, producing the protein GDHVFLKVTPTTGVGRAIKAKKLNPRYIGPFQILERIGPVAYRMALPPHLSNLHDVFHVSQLRKYTPDASHVLEPESVQLREDLTLPVAPVRIDDTSIKRLRGKDVSLVKVAWSRGGVEEHTWELESEMRTDYPH; encoded by the coding sequence ggagaccatgttttcctaaaggttactccgaccacgggagtaggtagggcgattaaggcaaagaagttaaatcctcgatacattggtccatttcaaatcctggagaggattggaccggtggcgtatcggatggctctaccacctcatctttcgaacctgcacgacgtgtttcacgtgtcgcagcttcggaagtacactcctgatgctagccatgtgttagaacctgagtcggttcagttaagggaagatttgacgcttccagtggctccggtcagaattgatgatactagtattaaacggttgcgtgggaaagatgtttcactagtcaaagtggcatggagtcgaggcggtgttgaggaacacacttgggaacttgagtcggagatgcgaacggattatccgcat